Within the Agromyces atrinae genome, the region CGATCAGTTCCGCGTTGTGCAGAATCCGCGATCAGCGGGAGTTGCGTCGGCGAGGAACTACGCGTTGACTCTCGCGCGCGGCGAGTTCGTGTGGTTCGCCGACGCTGATGACGAGTGGTCTCCGGAGATCATCCACTTACTGCGTTCGGCCGCCGAACGTACGGGGGCGGATGTTGTCGTGTGTCAAGCGCAGCTAGTAGGCGTCGGCCGCCAGGCCACTGTCATCGATGGCCTTCCCGACGAGCGCGCGCTGTCGCGTCGCGACGCCTGGATCGCGTTGCTCGGAGGAGAATTGCACGGCTATCTCTGGAGCAAGCTCTTCCGGCGACAGGTGCTGCTTGACAACTTGTTCAGCCTGTTGTCATCGCAGTCAGATTTCACAGGAGTCGCTCGCGCTATCTCACAGTCGGAGACCATCGCGTTCATTCCCGACGTCTTGTATCAACACGTGGTGCGGGAGGGGTCGATCACAAGATCTCGCCAGCATCGCGTCGACAACCTCGATGTGTGTGTGGCCGAGCTTCGTGCTCATCTCGTCGCCGATGCACCTGACCTCGTCGACTCCGCGCTCTACGCGTCGTTCGTGACGTGGTTCGTTCTCTTGCCGATGGCTGAGACGCCGGGCCGCGTAGGTGCACCTTTCGGCGTCGTCGTTGCTGAGAGCAGGCGCTCGAGAGCCCGTTTGCGTCAACTACCGCGTTCGGCATTCGATCAACTGCGACCATCCGTCCGGCGCCGAGCCCTGCTGGCGCGGACAGCCGGACCTTTCTATTCAGTGCCGCGTATGGCACTTCAGCGCGTAGCGCACATCAAGCGACGGAGGTCGTAGTGAGAATCGTATTCCTCATCACATCGCTACACGGAGGTGGTGCTGAGTTCGTTGCTCGGACCTGGGCGGACACTCTGCAGGCCGGTGGAGATGACGTCAGCATCGCCATCGCCTCGGGAAGTGCCGACGGTTCTGAGCGATGGACGAAGGTGCCGGTAACGGCGCTGGGTAGCGGCCGGTCAGCGCAGATCAAGGCGTTACGATCGCTCCTTGCCATGGAGCGTGTCGATGTTGTCGTCTCGCTTCAGACGTATCCCAATCTGATCGCGCTCACGGCTCTGCGCTCTCTGGGCGACGGGCACAGGCCGTTGCATCTCATTAGCGAGCGCAATCTGGTCTCACTCGGCATGAAGGGTGCCTCGCGAAGCCACAGGCTGAAGATCGCCGTTGCGCGTCGTTTGTACCGGCGAGCCGATCATGCAGTCGCAATTTCGCACCCCGTAGCGGCTGAGCTCGTCAGTTGGTTCAATGTCGACGGTGACAAGTGCACTGTCGTCCCCAATCCCGCCACCTCGAAGCCCGGATTGCTTGAGCCCACCTACGTGAAGGCCGTGAACGCAACCGACACGATCACTTTGGTGCTTCCGTCGAGGCTGGTCAAACAGAAGCAGCCGCTGCTGGCACTTCACGTCGCACACGAACTGAACCGACGCGGACTTGCGGCTCGAGTAGTGAGCTTCGGAGAAGGCCCTTTGCTCGATGCCTGTTTTCGGACCGCTCGCGAGTTGAACGTCGAGTTCGAACACGCGGGCTGGGAGGAAGAGTGGTTTGTGAAAACCCCATCGAACTCCGTGGTCCTGCTGCCGTCGCTTCGTGAGGGGTTCGGAAATGTTCTCGTCGAGGCTGCGTGCGCCGGACTTCCTTCAGTTGCGCTTTCGGCTGCGCTTGGTACCGCCGACGCTGTCGTTCCTGGTCTCTCCGGCCAGCTCTCGGCAAGCGCGGATCCGGCCGTCATCGCGGATGCTGTGCTCGCGTGCGCTGAGCTAAGCGAATCCGATCTCTACCCGTGGTTGAGCCGCTTCACCCCAGAGTCGAGCACGAAGGATCTGCGCGATCTCGTCGTGCGTTTGCAGTCCCGCGTGGTTAGTGGACGTTGATGATGCCCAGCGACCCTCAGCGCATCCGAGTAATGCTCTCCGTCGCGCCTCCCGAGGCAGGTGCTACTCGCTTCGTCGATCACATGGTCGAGGGTGCAGCTCCAGGAGTGGAGATTCGCTTTTTCCGTTGGAAGGACGCACTCCGCGGTGGATACGACGTCTTCCATTTGCATTGGCCGGAGCGCTTGGTTCGTCGCGGCGTCTTTAGGACCCTCGTACTTCTGACCTTGCTGAAGATACGCCGAGTCGCTCTCGTGCGCACCTTGCACAATGTGCGCCCGCACGAGCCGGGTGGGCGGTTCGAGGCGAGTCTTCTCCATCTCATCGATCGCCGAACCGATCTATTCATCAGGCTCAACGACTTCACCGAGGTGCCAGGCGCGGCGGGCGTCGTCACAATTCCTCATCCCCACTATCTCAATCGAGTTGATGGGTCGGAGTTCACACTGACCCGTGGACGCGTGCTCTACTTTGGGATCATTCGTCCTTACAAAGGCGTTGATGACCTGCTCGCGGCATTCGGGCAGACGTCCGCCGCCGACCTCAGCTTGAGGTTCGTTGGAAGCGCCAAGGGTGACCGAGGAGATTCGATTCGATCGGCTGAGGAGCTCGACTCGCGTATCTCGTCACGCCTTGCATATGTTCCAGACGACGAATTGATGGCTGAGATCGCGAGCTCCGAGCTCGTGGTGCTCCCGCACCGAGATATGCACAATTCGGGCTCGACTTTCCTCGTACTCTCGCTGCAGAAGCCGGTGCTTCTGCCGAGGAACCCCATCAACGAGGCACTTATCGCCGAAGTAGGTGAGGGCTGGATCTATCTATACGACGATGATCTGAAGGCTTCAGATATTGAGGCTGCACTGACTCGCGTCCAACATGAACCGCGGGACGCCCCGGATCTGTCGCGACGGGATTGGAAGCGCATTGGCTTTCAGCTGAGGGATGCCTACGCCGACGCCGTTCGAGTTGTTCGGCAAACTCGATCGTGAGAGTCGACCTGAGCTTTCCATCATTGCTGCGTATAAAAATGGCAATCCCGACCCCCTGGAGCGCTTAGCAATGAACGGACGCTTGGCAGCGATCGACATCATTCGCGGTTTCTGCATCTTCAGTATGGTTGCGGGCCATCTCGCTGCCGGCACTGCTTTCTCTCGTGCACTTCACATCATCCCCGCATTTGACGCGCCTCGGGATTCGTGCTGCTGTCGGGGGTCGTGCTCGGCATCTTGCAGAGCAAGCGATTCTCCGTCGCCGGTTTAAGGAAGGTTCAGGGCGCGACTCTTCGCCGTGTCGTTGTCATAGTCGTCGCGCAGTATTCAATCGTTCTGCTTGGACTGATCGCTGCATTCAGCGCTACGCGTGAGCATCGCAACTTGCCGCCAGTTCGAGATCTAGGACTGCCTGATCTGTTGTGGGGAGTGTTCTCGTTCCATCTTTCGCCTCCTGCGGGAAGCGTCCTTCGTCTCTACGTCATCCTGATGCTTCTGGCTCTGTTCACGTATTTTCTCCTAGCCCGAGGCTGGTGGATTGGAGCCCTTGCATTCGCGGTAGCTCTATACGGGGCGGGATATGTGTTTCCACAGGCAACCGCGTTCACGCGGTTTGACGGCGGAATTGGCGCCAATTGGGCCACATGGCAGCTCATGTTTACGGTTGCGCTCGTCATTGGTTGGTACTGGCGTCGAAACCTTGTGGCAGAAAGACTGACAAAGGCATCGGCCTGGGTCGCAGTGATTTGTACCGGCTTCGTGGTGCTTGCGTACATAGGTGAGATACAGACGCCGCGGCTCTTCACCAAGGTGATGTTTGCGCCCGGCACGATCGTGAACGCATTCGCGGTTGTCACCCTGATGTTCATAGTTGTGACATGGACGCTGCGTGTTCTGCCACGTTGGGTCTTTCGGCCGATTGAGCTCATCGGAAGCAGAAGTTTGGACGGGTACCTCATCCAGGCTGCAGTTGCGGTGGTCGTGCCGAGCTTCGTCGTCTATGCGAACGACTCGCAGTTCGCGCTTATGTTAGCTCTCGCCACGCTAGCGACATGCTGGGGTTGGGCCGAGATGAGACTGTGGAATCGAAATCGGCTCCGATCGCACTCACTTCCCGACGACTACGTACGTAGGACCGGCTCACGAACCGAGCTCGCAACGGATGGTCATATTCAGCCGGGCACCGAGGTCAGACGCTGAACTGGAAGCACGCGTGGGGATGGCGGCGACTGATCCCCTTTGAACCTGCCGAGGGAAGCCGTGGCACAGCGGTCTCTGTGGCGGATAACTCCGGCTCGGAGCGTCCGCTATCGGCCTTGGTCAGAAGCTTTCAGCACAAATGACCTGAGTTCGGATGCGTAAACCGAGTACGGACGAGAGCGTGCAAATGAGCGGACTCGATTCATCTGTTCGCGGAGCTCGTCGGGGTCCGCCATGAGGGAGGCAACACCAGCTCGAAGCGATTCGGCATCGCCAGGTTCCACGAGCGCTGCAGCGAGTTCTTCGTATCCGCGAATACCACTGACCCTCGTAGCTATGACGGGTGTTCCGTACGTAGCCGCGGTCATGAGACGAACGTGACCCGCACTCAACCGACGCTCTTTGAGGGCGACGATGAGGAGTTGCGAGTGCGCGAGTTTCTCGTCGTGCTCCGCGCGAGGAATGTTGCTGCGCATCTCGATTCCTGCGTGCCCGGCTGCCTCCGAATGCTCGTCGAACTCTGACCGTTTGCACGCGATGGTGAGTGGCCAGTTCTGGCCTTCGGCCGCTTGGATGACCGTACTCCAGTCGCATGAGTTCTTGCCGGTCGATAAGTAGCCCACTCGACCGTCCGGACTCCACTCACGTGGTTCCGTGACGACACGGTCATCGAAGTAGTAGAACGGAATGAGCTTCAGCCGTTCGGGGGCGATCTTGTATCGGCTGGCGTAGTCGTCACGCTCCCACGCGGTCATGACTTGTGCGCCTAGCAGCGCTCGAGGAAGGAATAGTCGGTAGCCGTTTGTCGTCAGCCATCCACGCAAGCCTCGCCGCGTTCCGGGTAGGAACTCTGAGAGAACAAGCTTGCGTTGACGCGTCAGCACAAGGAGTGCAGCGAGGAGGACGAGACCCACTGGGGAACGTTTTCCCTCGTTCGTCAGAATCACATCGGCGGAGCGAGCAGCTCTGAATAGCTGCCAGGTCGCCTGCAGTGCGCTTGACGCTCCCCGAGTCGGGTCTGTTGCGCCAACGAGAGCGCCGTAGGTGATGTCGCTGA harbors:
- a CDS encoding glycosyltransferase family 2 protein, whose amino-acid sequence is MSVAEPIHPSLVTVIVPVRNGRDLVSDLVARLVGAADELTEVVIVEDHSTDDTWAVLHEAVRGLDQFRVVQNPRSAGVASARNYALTLARGEFVWFADADDEWSPEIIHLLRSAAERTGADVVVCQAQLVGVGRQATVIDGLPDERALSRRDAWIALLGGELHGYLWSKLFRRQVLLDNLFSLLSSQSDFTGVARAISQSETIAFIPDVLYQHVVREGSITRSRQHRVDNLDVCVAELRAHLVADAPDLVDSALYASFVTWFVLLPMAETPGRVGAPFGVVVAESRRSRARLRQLPRSAFDQLRPSVRRRALLARTAGPFYSVPRMALQRVAHIKRRRS
- a CDS encoding glycosyltransferase gives rise to the protein MRIVFLITSLHGGGAEFVARTWADTLQAGGDDVSIAIASGSADGSERWTKVPVTALGSGRSAQIKALRSLLAMERVDVVVSLQTYPNLIALTALRSLGDGHRPLHLISERNLVSLGMKGASRSHRLKIAVARRLYRRADHAVAISHPVAAELVSWFNVDGDKCTVVPNPATSKPGLLEPTYVKAVNATDTITLVLPSRLVKQKQPLLALHVAHELNRRGLAARVVSFGEGPLLDACFRTARELNVEFEHAGWEEEWFVKTPSNSVVLLPSLREGFGNVLVEAACAGLPSVALSAALGTADAVVPGLSGQLSASADPAVIADAVLACAELSESDLYPWLSRFTPESSTKDLRDLVVRLQSRVVSGR
- the opgC gene encoding OpgC domain-containing protein, whose protein sequence is MLLSGVVLGILQSKRFSVAGLRKVQGATLRRVVVIVVAQYSIVLLGLIAAFSATREHRNLPPVRDLGLPDLLWGVFSFHLSPPAGSVLRLYVILMLLALFTYFLLARGWWIGALAFAVALYGAGYVFPQATAFTRFDGGIGANWATWQLMFTVALVIGWYWRRNLVAERLTKASAWVAVICTGFVVLAYIGEIQTPRLFTKVMFAPGTIVNAFAVVTLMFIVVTWTLRVLPRWVFRPIELIGSRSLDGYLIQAAVAVVVPSFVVYANDSQFALMLALATLATCWGWAEMRLWNRNRLRSHSLPDDYVRRTGSRTELATDGHIQPGTEVRR
- a CDS encoding glycosyltransferase, with protein sequence MTAWERDDYASRYKIAPERLKLIPFYYFDDRVVTEPREWSPDGRVGYLSTGKNSCDWSTVIQAAEGQNWPLTIACKRSEFDEHSEAAGHAGIEMRSNIPRAEHDEKLAHSQLLIVALKERRLSAGHVRLMTAATYGTPVIATRVSGIRGYEELAAALVEPGDAESLRAGVASLMADPDELREQMNRVRSFARSRPYSVYASELRSFVLKASDQGR